The genomic segment TAGCTTTCATTTTGGCATCGTTTGCTTCTTTTTCGGCTTTTAGTTCATTTTTAAAAGCTTCTCTTTCAGCAGCAGTTGGTTTTGTATCGCTTTCTTTTTTAGCTTCTCTTGCTTCTCTGAATTTTTCGGCTTTGGCACTTCTTTCTGCTAATAATTGTTTTACCTGTGCCTGCTGATTAGCGTCTAAACTTAATTCTGTCGTTAATTTTTGTAACTGTTTTTCGTTACGTTGTTCCGGAGTTAATTTTTCTCTTTGTTCACGAGCTGGTTTTTGATCAGCATCTTGTGCAAAACTAGCTATTCCAACAAATAACATAGCTGCAATTAATAATTTTTTCATGATCTATTTCTTTTAAGGTTATAGCGTTTAGACTATATTAAACTAATTTGGTTTAATTTATATTGTTTGAATTAATGTTATTTAACTTTTTGCTTTATAGATATTTAAACTCTCGCTTTTTTACATATTGAAAATATTTTCTTATTTTTAGAAGACCATTAAATAATTCCAAAACAAATTATCATGGATTCTTCTTTAAAAAACAAAATAGCTTTCTTCTCTACACAGCCTTACGACAAAGCTTTCTTCAATAAATACAATTCTGATTTTGGTTTTGAATTAGATTTCTTCGAAACACAATTAAATCCGCAGACAGTTGCTTTAATTGAAGAATGTGAAATTGTCTGTGTTTTTGTAAATGATATTGTAAGCGAAGCTGTTATCAAACAACTTGCAGAAAAAAAGTAAAAATTATTGCTTTGCGTTGTGCAGGTTTTAATAATGTTGATTTAGAGGCTGCTAAAAAATATAATTTAAAAGTCTGTCGTGTTCCAGCATATTCACCCCAGGCTGTTGCCGAACATGCCATGGCAATGATTTTAACTTTAAATCGAAAAACGCATAAAGCGTATAACAGAGTTCGCGAACAAAATTTTTCCCTAAACGGATTATTAGGTTTTGATTTATTCGGAAAAACAATCGGAATTATTGGAACGGGAAATATTGGAAAAGCTTTCGCAAAAATCGCTCTGGGTTTTGGCTGTAAAGTTTTGGCTTATGATATCGTAACAAATGATGAAATGGTAAATGACGGAGTTTCTTTTGTTGATTTAGAAGAAATATTTAAATCGAGTGATATTATTTCGCTTCATTGTCCGTTAAACGATCAAACCAAACATGTTATCAATACGACTTCAATCTCTTTTATGAAAGATAATGTAATGATTATCAATACAAGCCGCGGCGGATTAATTGAAACTTCGAGTGTAATTGAAGGTTTAAAAGAAGGAAAAATTGGTTATTTAGGAATTGACGTTTACGAACAGGAAGAAAAACTGTTTTTTAGAGATTTATCTGCAGATATTATTCAGGACGATGCGATTCAGCGTTTAATGAGTTTTCCGAATGTTCTGGTCACGGCACATCAGGCGTTTTTTACGAACGAAGCTTTAACGCAGATTGCACGCGTAACTTTTAATAACATAAAATCATTGTTGACCGATAATGATATCGAAAATAAAGCAGCGTTGCTGGTTTAAATTGAATTAGATGGCAAACCCGACAGGTTTTAAAAACCTGTCGGGTTTAGCTTGTCGAATATTTTTTGTAATTTAATTAGTTGTAAAGGAGATGTAGATTTAAAATATCAGATTATGAAAAATAAAATTCTAGTTCTAATCGGAATTTTGGCATTGTATTCCTGCCAAAGTAAAAACGAATCCAAAAATATTATCAAAACGATCATTCAGGATACTCTATCAAAAACAATTGGAGGAACTGCAGATTTAAGTGATGCGCCCTCAAGAGATGATAAAGCTGTTGCATTGATTCGCAAACAATTGAATGTTTTGTTAGTGAAAGATCTCGCTACAATGACGAAAGATGACCGATATTTTTATTATGAAGCTTTTGATTTGAATAACGACCAGAAAAATGAATATTTCGTTGGTTTCTCCAATTCCTATTTCTGCGGAAGCGGAGGCTGTTCGGGTTATATTTTAAATAATGATGGAAGTGTAATTAATCATTTTACCGTAACCGATTTTCCGATTTATGTAACGACTTCCTCAACAGAAAAATTTTATGATCTTATAATGAAAAGCGGAGGTTTATTCCATCATATAAAAATGAAAAACGGAAAATATCCAACAAATCCTTCTATTGAAGAAAAATGGAAAGGTGATGTTCCTAAAGAAAGTACAAAAGTTTTGGATATTTATGATAAGAAACTGGAGAAGTATTCGTTTTAAAAACTCTAGGTAAATAGTTGTTTTTTATCTCGTTCTGTCCTTTTTTCAGAAATATAAATTTCTGTTTCTGAAATCATTCGATCAATAGTTTTACCTGAATATTTAACCAAATTGTCGATTGAGTCAAAAAATACATTAACGGACATTTCTACCCAATCTTTATTATCAATCTTTGTACAATAAAAATGAATTTTGCATAGATTTTTAATGTCATCTTCAATATTTGAGATGTCAAGATATACTTTCAAAATATTTGAAAAGCCATTTTTATGTCTAATAGCTTTATATTCTAATAAGATATTTTTATTGTTTGAGGTAATTTCAAAAAAGCCAAAATTGTTTTCTTTTAACCCCTCAAATTTATTACTTAACAATGCAAAAATTTTTTCTTTTCTTTTTAAGGGAATCTTTTTTACAAGAACAAATTCAAAGTAAATTGGATAGATAATTACTAAGGTTGAAAATGTAATAAAAAGCAAAAAAGACATTCGGCGAAGTTTTTGAAACAATTGTTTTTTATGAAACAAGAAAGGAATTCGTTAATAGAATTCCTTTCTTTGCTCTTAAATCTATTAGATTTTAATATTATTAGTCAAATTTGGAATTTGGAATTTCAAAAATTGGATTTTTAAAAAATTACCCCACCAATTCCACAAATTTAAACTCGCCGTCAACAACAACTTTAGTTAAACCATGTTTAGATAAGTTTTTCATAGACGCATCCCATTTTTTACCGCTTAAATTGGCTGTAATTTTTAGCTGCGTTAAATCCATTCTATTTTCATTTTTCGTAAGCAAGTCGATGATAAATTTTTCTTCATCAGAAAGTTCTACCTGAGCTTGTTTTTTCTCCGGACGCATTTGCGGGAACAATAAAACTTCCTGAATAGAAGCATTGTTTGTTAAATACATAATCAAACGATCCATTCCAATTCCCATTCCAGAAGTTGGTGGCATACCATACTCAAGAGCTCTTAAGAAATCTTCGTCGATAATTCCGTTTGCTTCATCATCACCTTTTTCAGAAAGACGCATTTGATCTTCAAAACGTCCTCTTTGATCAATTGGATCATTTAATTCAGAATAAGCATTTGCGATTTCTTTCCCGCAAACCATTAATTCAAAACGTTCAGTTAAGTCTGGATTCTCACGGTGCTCTTTACAAAGCGGAGACATTTCTTTTGGATAATCTGTAATGAAAGTTGGCTGAATATAATTTCCTTCGCATTTTGCTCCAAAAATCTCATCAATTAATTTTCCTTTACCCATTGTTTCGTCAACTTCGATTCCCATTCCTCTTGCAGCTTCAAACAATTCCTGCTCTGTTTTTCCGGAAATATCAAAACCAGTAAAATGCTTGATAGAATCTGTCATCGTAACGCGTGCATAAGGCGCTTTAAAGTTGATTTTGTGCTCGCCAAAAGTAACTTCGCTTGTACCATTTACAGCAATTGCACAATGTTCTAGTAACCCTTCTGCAAATTCCATCATCCAATTGTAGTCTTTGTAAGCTACATATATTTCCATTGCAGTAAATTCAGGATTGTGCGTTCTGTCCATACCTTCGTTACGGAAGTTTTTAGAGAACTCATAAACACCTTCAAATCCACCAACAATTAATCTTTTTAAATACAATTCGTTTGCAATACGCATGTAAAGCGGAATATCAAGCGAATTATGGTGCGTGATAAACGGACGCGCTGCAGCTCCACCCGGAATTGGCTGTAAAACCGGAGTTTCTACCTCAAGATATCCGGCATCGTTAAAGTACCCGCGCATAGCACTAAATAATTTAGTACGTTTAATGAAAGTTTCTTTAACGTGTTGATTTACAGTTAAATCTACATAACGCATTCTGTAACGTAACTCAGCATCGTTAAAAGCGTCGTGTACATTTCCTTCTTCATCCACTTTTGGTAAAGGAAGCGGACGCAACGTTTTACTTAAAAATGTAAAACCAGTTACACGAATACATTTTGCTCCAACCTGTGTAGTAAACAATTCTCCTTCAATACCAATAAAATCACCTAAATCGGTTAATTTTTTAAATACCTGGTTGTATAAAGTTTTATCATCACCTTCACACAAAACATCGCGATTTACATATAATTGAATACGTCCTTCGCTATCTTGTAACTCAGCAAAACAAGCTTTACCCTGATCACGAACACTCATCAAACGTCCCGCAACGATAACCTTCTTACCTTCCTCAAAAGTTTCCTTTATCTGCTTTGAAGTATGATTTACAGGAAAAAGATTAGCCGGATAAGGATTGATTCCCAGATTGCGTAAATTTTGAAGTTTTTCTCTTCTGATGATTTCTTGTTCTGATAATGCCATTTTATGCTATTTTTTTAAGTGTGCAAAGATAAAGAAAAGAATGCAGAATTTAGAATGCAGTTTTTAGATTTTTTGTTACATCAATTTATTGGATTTCAAACTGTAAAATGATGGGTTGACGGCGCGCGGATTTTACAGATGATATGGGTTTACACGGATTTTTATTCTTTTAGTGATTAAAAATTTGACAAAGTCTGTGTTAAATATAATCTGCGTCAATCCATTTTATCTGTAAAATCTGCAATCAATTTTTTGATTAAACGATTAAACAAATCAACAGTTAAACAATTAAGGATACTCTTCGTATATTTGATAAAAAATTATACTACGATGAAATTATATAAATTACTAAGTTTTTCTTTTTTAATAGCGACATTAACAAGCTGTACTTTCACCGAAAATATTTATATCAACGATAACGG from the Flavobacterium sp. genome contains:
- the lysS gene encoding lysine--tRNA ligase, whose product is MALSEQEIIRREKLQNLRNLGINPYPANLFPVNHTSKQIKETFEEGKKVIVAGRLMSVRDQGKACFAELQDSEGRIQLYVNRDVLCEGDDKTLYNQVFKKLTDLGDFIGIEGELFTTQVGAKCIRVTGFTFLSKTLRPLPLPKVDEEGNVHDAFNDAELRYRMRYVDLTVNQHVKETFIKRTKLFSAMRGYFNDAGYLEVETPVLQPIPGGAAARPFITHHNSLDIPLYMRIANELYLKRLIVGGFEGVYEFSKNFRNEGMDRTHNPEFTAMEIYVAYKDYNWMMEFAEGLLEHCAIAVNGTSEVTFGEHKINFKAPYARVTMTDSIKHFTGFDISGKTEQELFEAARGMGIEVDETMGKGKLIDEIFGAKCEGNYIQPTFITDYPKEMSPLCKEHRENPDLTERFELMVCGKEIANAYSELNDPIDQRGRFEDQMRLSEKGDDEANGIIDEDFLRALEYGMPPTSGMGIGMDRLIMYLTNNASIQEVLLFPQMRPEKKQAQVELSDEEKFIIDLLTKNENRMDLTQLKITANLSGKKWDASMKNLSKHGLTKVVVDGEFKFVELVG